A region of the Gallaecimonas mangrovi genome:
CCGGCAATGCCCATCATCACTACTTGGCCAACCGGGAAGTAATCAAGCGCCATTTGCATGGTCATGGCGGCATTGGTGACCGATACCCCACTGGCAAAAATCAGCAATTTTTTGCCTTTGTAATGGGCAAGCTGGTAGCGCACACCGCGAAAGGTTTGGGTTGCACTAATGCTGGCATCGGGGCTGCTGGCAAGCGCTTTATCAATGGCGGCCATTTCCGGCTCATAGGCGGCCACTATTGCCAGCCAATCACGCTTGGCAAAATCGGCAGGGCCGAAACTGGCTGCCCACAACGGCAGGCAAAACAACCACAATAACGTTATTCGCAGCACGGCCATGTGTTAAATCCTTGTTTAATAAAACAACAAGGTGGCACAGCAGCCGGCAAGCGGCAATAACTGCCAGCGCTTACTGTGACGCCGACATCGCCGAATGAATGGTGCTGATGTTGTGTTCAACCCAGCGATTAAGAGCACTGATCGGCTCACCAAGGGAAACCCCCAGCTCGGTAAGCTGATACTCAACCCGCGGCGGCACTTCGGGGTAAGCGATGCGTCTGACCAAACCAAAGCGTTCCATTTTTCTAAGGTTCTGGATCAGCATCTTTTCAGAGATCCCACCGACCCGGCGCCGTAGCTCACCGGTGCGCGCCGGCCCTTGCTTGGCCAGGGTGTAAAGCACTAGCAAAGCCCATTTATCCCCCAACACTTCCAGCAGGCTTCTGGCTGGGCAATGGCTGTTCAGCACATTACCTGTCCAGACTCCCGCTTCACTGCTTTGGCTCATCGCTGTTCCTGCCCCTCTCAAAACTTACCAAAAGGTAAGTACTTGTTTTTAAGAAAGCAATATTTACACTCAAAGCAAACCCATTGTGACGCTAGGATCCCCATGAAGCTTTATTACAAGGCCGGTGCCTGTTCCCTTTCTCCCCATATTATTCTTGAAGAGCTGGAACTGCCTTACACCACCGAAGCGGTAGATACCAAAACCAAAAAAACCGAGACCGGTAGTGACTACTTGGCTATTAACAGCAAGGGCTACATTCCGGCGCTACTGCTGGATAACGGCCATTTGCTGACCGAAGGCATTGCGATTGCCCAGTATCTGGCTGACCAAAAACCCCAAGCGGGCCTGCTGCCAGAAAAGGGAGAAACCCGTTATCAAGTGCTGAGCCTGATGGCCTTTATTGCCACCGAACTGCACAAATCCCTTGGCGTTTTTTTCAACCCCAACGCACCTGAAGAATGGAAGACGGCGGTAGGCGCCATGCTCAATAAGCGCTTTGCCTGGGTAAGCGAGCAGATCGGTGAGCAGGATTATCTAACCGGCAAGCAATTTACCATTGCCGATGCCTACCTCTTTACGATTCTGAACTGGACCCGCTTTTTAAATATCGACCTGTCCCCTTGGCCGAACCTTGGCGCCTTCTTGGCGCGCGTTGCTGAGCGTCCAGCGGTACAAAAAGCCCTCAAAGCCGAAGGCCTTATTTAATCGGCGCTAACCGCATCGGCCACAGTCCGGGCCAACGCCCGGGCTGTGGTCCATTTACCACCGCTTACCGTTAACACCCGGCCTTGCCAATCAAGGGCAAATTCACGGCTCAAGCGGCTGGTACTTTGTGCGGCCGCCAAAAGTGGCCTAACCCCGGAAAATTCCCCCACAATATCCTTCTCAGTCATCCCTTTTAAAAAGTGGTGGTTATACACCGCCAGTAAGTAGCGGCGCTCTTCATCACTACACTGCACCGGTTGCTCTATGCTTTGCAGCACTTCGGTGGTGCCAAGCAAACTGTGCTGGCCATGGGGCAATACAAATACCACCCGTTCCTCACCGGGCACCTCCAGCATTAAGCCATGTTGGCGCTCACCGGGTAGCAGCAAATGGCTGCCCCGCACCAGGCTTAATGGCCGGCCCGGTTGCATGCTTGAATCCAGCAACAACTGCTGGCTCCAGGGCCCGGCCACATTCACCACGGTGTCAAACTGCTGCATGCCGGAATCCAGTACCACCAGCCCTTGCCCATCCAGCGCCAGCGCTGGCCGGTTTTCAAAAATTTTTACCCCGCTTTCCCGGCACTGTTCTGCCACCCAAAGCCCGAGCTTGTTGTCATCAAGCATTTGGCCGTCAAAAAAGCAGTAAGCGCCCAGCAAGCCCCGGCGCTCCAGCGTCGGTTCAATGGCCAGCACCGCTTGGTGGCTCAGCCAGCGGTGGCGGCCCAAGCCCTTGCCCAAGGCCATGGCGTCATAAAGGGTGAGACCGGCTTTGATGCGCCAACGGCTGCGTTGGCCTTGGCGATAGATGGGATAAAGTAACGGCAAGCGCCTTGTGAGCTGCGGGGCGTTATCCAGCCACCAGCGCCGCTCGGCAAGCGCTTGATAAACTAGGTGAAACTGGCCTTGTTCTAAATAACGCAAGCCACCGTGCAGTAACTTACTCGAGGCGCTGCTGGTGGCCGCCATTAATTGTGCCTTTTCAAACAGCGTCACCTGATGGCCGCGTTCGGCCAGTTCCCAGGCCGCACAGAGTCCGTTAATGCCACCGCCTATTACCGCCACCCGCATGGCTCTCTCCCAGTGCCGTGTCAGCTTACATCTTTAGCCGCGATCGGCTGCCAAAGCCATACGGCGACGTTGTGAAAGTCGTTTTTTGCTACGTCGGTGCCACCAAAGGTAACTGCCGGTGGCAGCCAGCAGCAGCGGCATTAGCCCAACCAGGCTCCAAAGCAGTTTCGACAGCAAGCCGCCGAAACTGCCAAAATGCAGCAAGCGGTAGCTATCGAGAATTTGCCCACCAAGGCCCATTTGACGAATATCCCACTGGCTTTGAAAGGCGCCGCTCTGGGCGTCAAAACTCACGCCGCTGGCGTAGTCTGATAGCAGCGGGTTCGCCGACGGTACCGCCCCGTAAAAACTGATGGCCATGCCTTGTTCATAAGGCAGCAGCAAATAGGTGGCTTTAAAGCCGCTAACACGCTTTTCGGCCTGCTGGCGAAGCTGCTCTAACGGCAATTGGTCGTTGTAGAGCCGCTGGCTCACCGGCAGGTCCGTATGTTCAAACTCGTGCGCGGCGTACTCGATATTCCACCAAAGCCCGGTAAAGGCCAGCACCAGCAACACCGGAGACGCCAGGGTACCCACCAATTTGTGGGTGTCCGACAGCGCTAGGCGCAAGTCTTTGCCCCAGCGCAAGGTGAAAAGACGCGTGTAAAACTGGCGATAAAGCACCAGCCCGGAAAGGCCCAAAAACAGCAAAATAGCGCCATAGACCGCGCCCAGTACCATGCCGGTTTCAGCCAGTAAGAATTGGTAGTGAAATTCGCTAAGCCAGTCGGTGAAGTGGTGATTAACCGGCAGCGGGCCACTGAGCAGCCGGCCCTGATAGGGGTCGAGGTAGAGCTTGAACCAGTCACTGCTGTGGCGGCGAATAAGATAAACCCGGTCGGCACTGTGTTTGTCGTCAAACAATTCCCAGGCCCCCAGCTCATAGCTCGGCCACTGCCGGTTGATGTCGGCGGCCAACGATTCTAGCGGCAGCCGCGTTGCCGAAGCGCCGGCGGTTAGCGTTACCTCGGCTGGGCGCAACAGGCCATCAAGCTCATTTTTGAACACCAAAATGCTGCCGCTAACCGACATTAAAATCAGCGGCAACAAGGCAAAAAGCGCCAGCCAGGAGTGCAAACGGAACAGGGTTTTGCGCATAGCCACTCAGTAATTAGCAACAATTCTCATTTCGATATTGTTACTAACTTGTAAGCAGCTGTCGAGTGATTACAGGCCTTAAATGCCACAAAAAAACCGGCCATTAAGGCCGGTTTTTATTGAGCAATAGCGGCTTATTCGCCGTCGCCGAGTTTTTCACCCCGGGCCTTGGCCGCCGCAATGCTTTGGCGAATTAACGGCGAGATAGTCAGGCCCTGCACGATGATGGAGAAAATCACCACCATGTAGGTCATCAGCACCAATAAGCTGTGTAAGTCGACGTTATGCACCATCACCTTGCCACTGGGAATAGAGGCTGCCATGGCCAGCGCCAGGCCACCACGCAAACCACCCCAAGTAAGAATTTTTACCGAGTTTACGTCGTAGCTGCGAAAGCGGCGGAACACTGAGAACGGCAGAATGACACTGATAAAACGTGCCAGCAGCACCAGCGGGATCATCATCAAGCCAAGGCCAATTTCTTCCATGGAAATAGGCATGGTAACCAGCAGCAAGCCAATGATCAGGAACAATAAGGCGTTCAAGAAGCTGTCGGTGGCGTGCCAGAAATGCTGCACGTAGAGGTTTTCGTGGGCATCTTCAGGGTCTTTAACCGGCAGGCGGTCACGGGTGACGTTACCGATAAAGATACCGGCGACCACCATCGCCAACGCGCCGGAGATATCCATGATGTTGGCCAGGGCAAAACCGGCAGACGGAATGGTCATGGTTACCAGCAAGCGGATGTTGGCGTCTTTAGACAAGATAAGCAGCACATGGCCAATCAGCGCCAGTACAAAGCCAAACAGTACGCCGCCTACCGCATCTTCTAAAAACAGATGGGCAACACCACCAAAGGTTGGGGAACCGCCAGAGAACGCCACGGCGAAAATGGTGGTAAAGACCACCAGGCCAACACCGTCGTTAAACAGCGACTCGCCTTCCACCTGAATAGAAATACCTTCAGGGGCACGCATTTGTTTGATGATGGCCAGCACCGCAATGGGGTCGGTGGGGCTAATGAGGGCGCCAAACAGCAGGCAGTAAATGAACGGTACTTGCCAGCCCACCAGACCCAGCAGCCAGTAGCTGAGGTAGCCCACGATAAAGGTCGATGCCAGTGTCGAGAACAACACCAAAATGGTGATTTCCCAGCGCTGCTTGCGCATGGCGTGCAAGTCAATTTCCAGTGCCCCGGCAAAAAGCAGGAAGCCGAGCATGCCTTTTAGCAGCAGCTGGTTGAAGTTCAGCCCGGATACGATGTGTTCCAGCGCTAAAGCAGTATCAGCCCCGGCGAACTTTCCGGACAAAATCAACAACAAAGACAGCACCACCGAACCGGTAGTGATGGCAATAGTGCTTTGCAGTTTGAGAATATATTGGTTGCTAAAAGCAAGGAAGACGGCCAGAGCCGACAGAAAGCAAATCAAATACCATGCATTCATGGACTACATCCTGATTAAGTTAGAGCAGTTCTGACTGACAGTAAAAACAGTCGCCGCAAGCCCCATCAACGATGGGTCTAGCGAAGGCCAGATCCATTTTTTGCCCAAGATCGATGCATTAAAACAGGGCGAACCAAGATGACAGGACGCCATAAGATACCACCAAAGGCGGTGTTTTCTTTGTCATCCATATCAACGGAAGCTGAAAAACAGCGTCACATGACTCGCAATAAAAGTAATGAATAATTTTAATAAGTAACGCGTTTTTATGACGATTAGGCAACTTATGCTGCTCTTTTTGCGCCGGAATTCGTTCAGTAGCGGCCAAGATGCAGGTTGAATATTCCTTCCCCCACCCAAGGCCGACTGTTGCAAACGCGGGGACATGTTAACCATAGATGCGGCGCGGTGATAGCTGACCAGTAGTGATCTGGCGCCAAAAACCAGCTATCTGCTGGTTAAATCAGCATAAATAGCCACCAAACGGCGCCGCCTAGTGACCACTTCTTAACTGCAACAGACCCCGGTCTAGCGCGTGCAGCAGCTGCGGATGCACTTGTTCGGCGTCCAGCAGCGATGGCGGCGCTAATTCTAAGGCTTGAATCGACACCCAAGAACTTTGGCGAGTTTCATTGGCCAGTATTTGCGCCTGCGCCAGGGTAAAACGCGCCAATTCCAGCTGCGCTGAGATGGCCAAAGCCGAGGCCCGTTGCTGGATAGTTGGCGCCAAATTAAAGCCCACCGCTACCCGCACATCTTCCAGCCCTTCGCTGCTAACAAAGCGTGCGGTAATTTCAGCCAGCCGCTGATAAAGCTCGGGCAAGGTGGTCGCTTCGTCTTGTAAAACCAGTAACAGGTGTTCGTCGCTGACCTGGCCTTTTAGCATCAGCTTGTCACTCAAACCATCCAACAGGCCAATGTAGCGGCGCAGCAACTGCTGGCTTTCATCAATGCCGGCCAGCAGCGGTAACTGGTTGATAAAGGCCGGGCTGAAACTCAGCAGCACCAGCGGTTCTGGCTTCTCAAGGCCCGATTCCCGGCTCTGGTTATGGCGCAGTTGTATCGCTTCAAGTAGTGCAGGTAATTCCCTAACCAGGCCAAGCTGGTTTGGCAGCAGGGAACCAGGGTTAGTGGTGAGTTGCTGGGCTTGCTCGGCCAGCAGCCGGTCTTGCTGTTGTTTGTGGCGATAAAGCCACAGCAACATCAGCAGTGCTAGCAGCAATACTACCGCCGTTACCGAACCACTCAGCTGCCAGGTACGCAGCGCCTGCTGGGCCTCTATTCGGCCACTTTCACTCTGGCGTAAGCGCTCACTTTGATTGAGCTGCTCGGTGAGCCTTTCCATGGCCTGGCGACCATCTTTAATATCATCATTGGCCAGTTTTTCCTGCAGCGCCATGGCTTGGCGCAAGGCCGCAATGGCCATGCCTTTTTTACCCAAGGCTTCATAAAGATTGGCTAGGCGTTTATTGGCTTTTTCTTTTTCCTGCCAGTCAGACACCGAATTGCGTTTTGATAACAGCACCAGGGCCTGGTTAAGGTCGCTAATGGCTTGCTGCTTGTTGCTCAGCAGCTCTGCCCGCATGGAAAGCGCCGTACCCAGGTAAAAATCCACCTTGTTTTGCTGATACAGCGTAACGGCTCTATCTAAAAATTCGCGGGCCTTGTCGCGATGATCCGGGTCTTTTAAATAGATGCTGGCGATATTGATCAGCGCCTTGCCTTCAGACAACTGCCGGTTCTGCTGATGGTAAAGATCTAAGGCATGCATCGATTCAAGTAAGGCGCTATTGCTGTCGCCCATCTCTTGATAGGTAACAGCTATTCCCACCAACAGGTCAGGGACTTTTTTGTTGTTACCCTGCTGCTGGGCAAGGACCAGCGCGCGCTGCAGGTAGTCTAGGGCTTTGTCGTAAGCGTGATTAAGGCGGAAAATGCGGCCCTTGGTGGCCAAAATATCCAGCCGCAAAGCCGGGTCGTCTTGGTGCAACAGCCTAAGGCTGGCTTCATCTAAATACGACAATGCCTGCACGATATCGTTTTGGCGGTACTTAAGGTAACCAATGCGATACAGCGCCATGGCCTCGGCCTTTGCCGCATGCTGCTGACGGGCTTTATCAAGGGCAAAACGAAAATAAGATTCGGCTTGGTCAAAGTGGCTGAGGTACTGGTTGAGCGAACCTTGCTCAATCCAAATTTTCATTTGCACTGCCAGTGCCTGGTCGCCGCTTTGCTTGGCAACCGCCTTGGCGGCTTGTTCGAGGGTTTGTAATGACTGCTGATAATCGCGGTCGATACGGCTTTCAACGTTTGCTTTGATATAAAGCACATCCCCAAGTACCAAGGGGTTATGGCTCGCTTCTGCCTCGGCTACTGCCGGGCCGATAAGCGCTTTTAGCTGGCTACGATAATGGGGGTCACTGCGGTGAGCCATGGCTTGGTGCAGGTCATCAACGGCCGATGCCTGAGCCAAAATCGGGAACAGCAACAACCAAAACCATCGCTTCATATCTACAAACCCTGTAAGCAGCCAAAAGCAACGCTTTCACGCCATAGGCGCCAGCGCTCTTATCATTGTTGGAAATACCCTCAGTGGGTCAGTGGCTTATCAACGCCAGCTAATCTCCAAATTGCCCATATCAATGCCGATAGGCAACTGTTCTTTCTATTCGCTGCCTTTGTCTGTGACATGGCACCTTGTATCGCAAGGCAGTGGTCTTCTTATTTGCTAGCTGGCATCTTAGCGAGCGAGCCACACCAACAACAATGAGGGATCTGTATGAAAAAGTTCGTTTTTTTATTAATGGTATTGCTCAGTAGCAGTGCTTTTGCCAGTGCCAACAGCGATAAACAACAGATCCTCTCGGTGCTGCACCAGCAACAAAACGCCTGGAACCAAGGCAACATTCCCGGCTTCATGCAGGGTTACTGGCATAGCCCCAAGCTGCGTTTTACCTCGGGCGGGCAAGTCAGCTATGGCTGGCAGCAAGCCATGAACCACTACCAAGCTCACTATAAAAACAAAGCAGCCATGGGAAAGTTGCTGTTTGATATTAAGGACGTGCAGCTATTTGGCGACCATGCCGTGGTGTTTGGTCACTGGCAGCTAAACCGCGAAAAGGACCAGCCACAAGGTTACTTTACCCTGGTGCTGGCCAAGTTGGATGGGAGCTGGAAAATTACCGCAGACCACACCTCCGCAGCGCGGCCTGCTAAGCATTAATCGCCCTTATGGTTAATGTCGCCGGAGCCCATAATGCTTTGCTTGAGGCTAGGGTTACCGTAGTAATCCACATCACCGGAACCGGCGATGCTGATTTTCAAACTGTCACTGGCGCGCACCGAGATATCACCTGAACCCGCCACCGACACCTTGGCGTGCTGGGCGACCAGTTTATGGGTGTCAACGTCGCCACTACCGGCAATGCTGATGTCTAATTGCTCGGCGCTGCCACCGTTGATGGTCACGTCATTACTGCCAGCCACATCAACGCTGACTTTGGGGTAGCTGGCGCTAGCTACCGTTAACGAGCCGGAACCGGCCAGTTTTAACTTCAAATCCTTGTCACCGCTAAAACTATCAACCGTTACGTCACCGGAGCCGGCCACCGCCACTTCAGCAAGCTGCTCGGTACTGATGGTGATTTTTATCGGCTTGGTCGGTTCAAGGTCGTAGCCATCTTTGCTGCCAAGCTTTAAGGTGCCGTCGTCAATCTCGACCTTGATGTAAGACTGCAAGTTATCTTCGGCGCTGATGGTTAGCTTGCCGTCGCCTTTGACAACATGCACATCGGCGGGCAACGCCACCTTGATTTCATCAATCTTATTAAGCGCTTGGCTATGCTCGATAACGTGGCCATTACCCTTGATGTCGTTATCACCCCACCAGGATGCATAGGCACCACCAGACACGGTGCTCAACAGTAAAACAGCGGTGGCTACCACTAAATGTTTGGGTTTCATTGCAGTAAATCCTTGGTTTTGTTTTTCCTGCAATGACTTTAGCAACCCCTGTGCCAACCACAGGGGCCGCATTTTTAGTGGGCTTGCGGCGGGGTCTCAATAACCGGGGTAGCCGTTTTCGCCAAAGACTGGCTAACTTCACCAACTCGGCGCGCCTGCCACCAGGCCAACACAGCAAACAGTGTTAACAAGGCGCCGAGCGGCAAGGCATCATGTTGCGGAATAAAGCTCGACAGCGCCGCCGCCATACCCGCTGCCAGGTTTTGTAAACCGCCAAGCAGCGCCCCGGCCGTACCAGCGCCTTTGCTGAAATCAGCAAGGGCGCCACTGGTAGCCACCGGCCCCAAGATCCCGGCCGCCATAAAATAAAGCGATACCGGTGCCAGCAGCGTCCAGGCCGATAACGGCAACAACCACGCCAGCAATAACTGCGAAAGGGCCGCGGTTAGCAACAAGCTGGTGCCTAACTGCAGCAGTTTTTTGTGGCGCCAGCGGTGCGCGAGACTCGCGGCCATAAAGGAGCCCAAAATGTAGGGCGGCAGTGGCACAATATAAAGCCAGCTTACCAGCCAAGCGGGCAGTCCCAGCCGTTCACCCAGTAGCACCCCGGCCACAGCCTCAAACACCACCACCCCGCTAAACACCGCCAACAGCGGCCATAAGTGGTGGCGAAAATGCGCATTACGCCAGGTGCTGCGGTAACGCACCCAAACCGGCGCTTTCGGCTCTAGATCTTCCGGCCGCGTTTCTTTAAAGGCCAGCGCTTGCAGCAGTAGCACCACAGCCCCGAGCCCCAGCAAAAAGAGGTAACAGGCGCGCCAGTCAAAACTGGACACCAAAACGCCGCCCAGCACAGGAGCCAGCATTGGCGACAAAATAAGCGCCATGCTCAGCAAGCTATTAACGCGGGTCAGCGCCGCACCTTGGTAACAGTCGCGCGGTACGGTGCGCACCATCACCCCGGCCACACCGGCCCCCAACCCCTGAATAAGGGCGCCCGCCAGCAGGCTTGCAAAACTGGCGGCATGCCAGGCCAGCAAGCTGCCGGCTAAAAACAGCACCAGGCCGGCCAGAATAATGGGCCGACGGCCCAAACT
Encoded here:
- a CDS encoding winged helix-turn-helix transcriptional regulator, which translates into the protein MSQSSEAGVWTGNVLNSHCPARSLLEVLGDKWALLVLYTLAKQGPARTGELRRRVGGISEKMLIQNLRKMERFGLVRRIAYPEVPPRVEYQLTELGVSLGEPISALNRWVEHNISTIHSAMSASQ
- the gstA gene encoding glutathione transferase GstA gives rise to the protein MKLYYKAGACSLSPHIILEELELPYTTEAVDTKTKKTETGSDYLAINSKGYIPALLLDNGHLLTEGIAIAQYLADQKPQAGLLPEKGETRYQVLSLMAFIATELHKSLGVFFNPNAPEEWKTAVGAMLNKRFAWVSEQIGEQDYLTGKQFTIADAYLFTILNWTRFLNIDLSPWPNLGAFLARVAERPAVQKALKAEGLI
- a CDS encoding glycerol-3-phosphate dehydrogenase/oxidase; translation: MRVAVIGGGINGLCAAWELAERGHQVTLFEKAQLMAATSSASSKLLHGGLRYLEQGQFHLVYQALAERRWWLDNAPQLTRRLPLLYPIYRQGQRSRWRIKAGLTLYDAMALGKGLGRHRWLSHQAVLAIEPTLERRGLLGAYCFFDGQMLDDNKLGLWVAEQCRESGVKIFENRPALALDGQGLVVLDSGMQQFDTVVNVAGPWSQQLLLDSSMQPGRPLSLVRGSHLLLPGERQHGLMLEVPGEERVVFVLPHGQHSLLGTTEVLQSIEQPVQCSDEERRYLLAVYNHHFLKGMTEKDIVGEFSGVRPLLAAAQSTSRLSREFALDWQGRVLTVSGGKWTTARALARTVADAVSAD
- a CDS encoding PepSY-associated TM helix domain-containing protein — translated: MRKTLFRLHSWLALFALLPLILMSVSGSILVFKNELDGLLRPAEVTLTAGASATRLPLESLAADINRQWPSYELGAWELFDDKHSADRVYLIRRHSSDWFKLYLDPYQGRLLSGPLPVNHHFTDWLSEFHYQFLLAETGMVLGAVYGAILLFLGLSGLVLYRQFYTRLFTLRWGKDLRLALSDTHKLVGTLASPVLLVLAFTGLWWNIEYAAHEFEHTDLPVSQRLYNDQLPLEQLRQQAEKRVSGFKATYLLLPYEQGMAISFYGAVPSANPLLSDYASGVSFDAQSGAFQSQWDIRQMGLGGQILDSYRLLHFGSFGGLLSKLLWSLVGLMPLLLAATGSYLWWHRRSKKRLSQRRRMALAADRG
- a CDS encoding cation:proton antiporter — encoded protein: MNAWYLICFLSALAVFLAFSNQYILKLQSTIAITTGSVVLSLLLILSGKFAGADTALALEHIVSGLNFNQLLLKGMLGFLLFAGALEIDLHAMRKQRWEITILVLFSTLASTFIVGYLSYWLLGLVGWQVPFIYCLLFGALISPTDPIAVLAIIKQMRAPEGISIQVEGESLFNDGVGLVVFTTIFAVAFSGGSPTFGGVAHLFLEDAVGGVLFGFVLALIGHVLLILSKDANIRLLVTMTIPSAGFALANIMDISGALAMVVAGIFIGNVTRDRLPVKDPEDAHENLYVQHFWHATDSFLNALLFLIIGLLLVTMPISMEEIGLGLMMIPLVLLARFISVILPFSVFRRFRSYDVNSVKILTWGGLRGGLALAMAASIPSGKVMVHNVDLHSLLVLMTYMVVIFSIIVQGLTISPLIRQSIAAAKARGEKLGDGE
- a CDS encoding YybH family protein, which produces MKKFVFLLMVLLSSSAFASANSDKQQILSVLHQQQNAWNQGNIPGFMQGYWHSPKLRFTSGGQVSYGWQQAMNHYQAHYKNKAAMGKLLFDIKDVQLFGDHAVVFGHWQLNREKDQPQGYFTLVLAKLDGSWKITADHTSAARPAKH
- a CDS encoding head GIN domain-containing protein, with product MKPKHLVVATAVLLLSTVSGGAYASWWGDNDIKGNGHVIEHSQALNKIDEIKVALPADVHVVKGDGKLTISAEDNLQSYIKVEIDDGTLKLGSKDGYDLEPTKPIKITISTEQLAEVAVAGSGDVTVDSFSGDKDLKLKLAGSGSLTVASASYPKVSVDVAGSNDVTINGGSAEQLDISIAGSGDVDTHKLVAQHAKVSVAGSGDISVRASDSLKISIAGSGDVDYYGNPSLKQSIMGSGDINHKGD
- a CDS encoding MFS transporter: MRSPSLRLFLLLMVALAAVGQMSQTLFVPGQGGIAQSFGISPGLTQGIMAAYLAMYGLSQFFYGPLSDSLGRRPIILAGLVLFLAGSLLAWHAASFASLLAGALIQGLGAGVAGVMVRTVPRDCYQGAALTRVNSLLSMALILSPMLAPVLGGVLVSSFDWRACYLFLLGLGAVVLLLQALAFKETRPEDLEPKAPVWVRYRSTWRNAHFRHHLWPLLAVFSGVVVFEAVAGVLLGERLGLPAWLVSWLYIVPLPPYILGSFMAASLAHRWRHKKLLQLGTSLLLTAALSQLLLAWLLPLSAWTLLAPVSLYFMAAGILGPVATSGALADFSKGAGTAGALLGGLQNLAAGMAAALSSFIPQHDALPLGALLTLFAVLAWWQARRVGEVSQSLAKTATPVIETPPQAH